One Candidatus Eisenbacteria bacterium genomic window, CCATGACAGCTATGGCGAGGGACTCCTGGCGGCAGGCCGGGTGGAAGAGGCCGAACAGGAGTATGAAACCGCCGTCCGGATTGATTCCACCTTCTTCAATGCCTATTTCATGCTGGGAACAATCTATCAGCAAGGGAGCAAACCTGAACAAGCTGTAGCGGCTTATCAGAAATTTCTGGAACTGGCTCCGGCCGACCCGCGAGCTGAAAGGGCTCACACCGCCTTGCGCGAGCTGCGGGCGGCGCAAGCTGCCGACTGAAAAGCCACCGCGGAAACCTTCACCTGGAGGCGACATGAAGAGTTTCGATCACATTTCCAGAAGAGAATTCCTCAAACGCTCGGCCGCCCTTGGAGCCCAGACGGCCTTGATATCATCCGGGATCGGTCTCGGGGTCGGATGCGGCGCCGGTTGTCATACAACGCGCGCGGGCATCGATCTGGCGGTCGCCAAGGGAGATTCTCCCGTCAAAAACTGCCTGGCCGCGGTGGAGGCCATCGGCGGGTTTCCAAAATTCGTGAGCGCGGGAAACCGGGTTGTCATCAAACCGAATCCGATCGGCCGCAATCAACCGGACCTGGCGACAAATACGCACCCGGACATGATTGAAGCGGTCATCAAGGGCTGCCTCGCGGCCGGCGCCTCCGAGGTGCTCGTCGTGAGCCATGATGATCTCGGAAGTATGGAAGCCAACGGTACGGCCGCGGCGGTGGAACGCGGCGGAGGCATCCTGAAATCCTTGATGCGACAAGAAGAGTACCGCGAGATCGTTGTTCCACGCGGCAAGATCCTCCGCACCGAACAGGTCGCCGCGGATGTCCTCGATGCCGATCTCTTTATCAATATGCCGATCGCCAAACATCATGCCGCGACAGAGGTCACCCTGTCGATGAAGAACCTCATGGGGATCAATTGGGATCGGGTTTTCTTTCACCAGACCGATCTCCACCGCTGCATCGCAGAACTCACCAGCCTTATACGGCAGGATCTCATCATCATGGATGCCAACCATGTGTTGATGACCAATGGCCCGAGCGGTCCAGGAGAGGTTCATCTGGGACGGCAGGTGATTGCAGGCGTGGACCCTGTGGCGGTCGACGCCTTCACGACCCAGGCCTTTTTCCGCGAGCCGGACCGGATTGATCATATCCGGATCGCTCATGAGCTGGGTGTCGGCGAAATCGATCTGGCCAAATTGAAAATTCATGAGTTTGAGGTGTAATCGCGAAGAGAATACCGAGTGAGATTGCCGAACTTTAAAAAAAAAATCTCACTTCATCAATTTTCTTTGAACCCATTTGTCATTTTTTACGTCTTATATAATACCATGGTTACCTTCTCATACCCCATGAGAAAGGTGCTGATACACCATGATTCTGCCAGTGGGCCGACCTGGCGGCCACCCCCCGTCAGTCGGCCCATCTCCTTAAAATGTAACCCCTTATGGGTCTCGGCATTCCGGCGATGCCCACCCCTTCATTCGCTGGATTGTTCGAGACCCTTAAGTCAGGCGCGCCGTTGTCAAACCGGCCTCCGAGGTCCATGCCGCCTATACTCGCTGGTGTATAAGGATAGCGCTCTGGATACCCCGGTTTGACGGCGGCCGTCGATGGAACAAAATACGTCTCTACCAAGGTGACTTCAACCCCGCGGATACTCTTCCAGCCATAGGCTTTACACCGCAAACAAAAGATTGACCTTCACACTAAAAGCTCCAAGGATAAAGGATATCATTTCCATTCATTGGAGGATCGGCGCTATGGAAAAGAATCCTATGATCGACATTCTCATGAACCGCAAGTCGGTGCGCTCATTCAAGGAAGAGGCGCCGTCGCAGGAGGTGATTGAAACGATCTTCCGGGCGGGACAGCAGGCGCCCTTCGCCATGCAATTGTGCAGCGCTATCTTGGAGCGAGGCGAGGGTATCCCCTGGGGCGCCCCACTGAATTTTATCATATGCGCCGATGCGCATCGGATGCGCTTGATCGCAAAGAAACGCGGCAGACGGCTCCTCATGAATGATCTCACGATGCTGCTCTTTGCCCTGCAGGATGCGGCCTATATGGCTCAGAATATGGTGATCGCCGGCGAGGCCCTGGGCTTGGGCAGCTGCTATATCGGCTCCGCACCCATGATCGCCGGCAAAATCGTCGAACAATACAAACTTCCGCCCAAGGTCTTTCCAATGGTCATGCTTGTCATGGGATATCCGGCGGAAAACAAACCGGTTCGTCCGAGATACCCCCTCTCCTTTTCACTCTTTGAGAATGAATATCCCTCATTCACGGATGAACAGGTAACGGAAGCCATGCGAGTCATGGATGAGGGCTACCTTGCACAAGACTACTATAAAGAGGGCCGTCTTATGATCAAGATGGAGGAGGGCAAAGAGGAGACTTCCACTTTCGACGACTATTCCTGGACGGAACATATCTCGCGGAAGTTTCAATGGTTTCCCCTGCAAAGCGAGATCCTTGAAAGTCTGAAGGCCTGTGGATTCAAACTAGGAAGCGACTTATGAAACGTTATTCCGTTTTCGCCATGGCGCTGCTCCTGCTCCTCGCCGTATTCACTCCGGCTGCCGCAATCAAGCCGGTTCTCCCCCGGCACCCCTCACTCAATCCGGACGGCAGCCTGATGGCCTTCGATTGGAGAGGCGATATCTGGATCGTCCCCGCGGAGGGAGGCGCGGCCCTCCGCGTGACCGCTCATGTCGCTCATGATGCCTATCCCTATTGGTCCCCCGACGGCAAGGAAATCGCCTTCTCAAGCGACCGCTACGGAAATACCGACATCTTTGTTGTCGGGACCCAAGGGGGATCGCCGGAGCGACTGACCTTCCACAGTGACGAGGATCAGATTTACGGCTGGAGTCCGGATGGGGGCACCGTCTATTTCGGCAGCCGCAGGGAGTCGCGGCAGAATCTCATCTACGCTGTTTCACGAACCGGTGGCAGGCCGCTTAGAATCACGGGTGATCTTGCCTTCAACTCATCCGTGAGTCCCGATGGCCGCTGGCTCGCCTATGTCCGTGGTTATACAAATTGGTGGCGGAAACACTACCGGGGTTCAGCGAATCGGGATATCTGGATCCGTCCCATGGGCGGCGGCGAAAGCTTTCAGATCACTTCCTGGGATGGGGATGACGATCAACCGAAGTGGGCCGCCGGCGGCCGGACCCTTTATTTTCAGAGCGAGCGGGAAGACGGCGTGATGAATTTATATCGTCTGGATCTGGCCGTAGACGGGGAAAATATATCGCCGTCCGGAGAGCCGGTCCAGATCACCCACATCACCGAAGATGGGATTCAGTATCTTAATCTCAGTCAAGACGGCCACTGGGCCGTCTTTGAATGCAACGGCGGATTGTACAGAGTCTCTACGGCCGGCGGGGAACCCCTGGAGGTCCCCATCGATTGCCCCGGGGATCTGAAGGAAAACCCGGTGGAACGCCGGATCCTCACTTCCGGAGCTTCTGAATTCGCCTTTGCTCCGGGTGAGAAACAAATTGCCTTTGTCGCCGAGGGGGAAATCTATGCGGCTCTAATAAATGAAAATGAGCTGCGGGAGCCGATCCGGCTGACAGAGACCGACGCCAGGGAGAAGGATCTCGCTTGGCTGGATGAAAACACCCTCATCTTCACCAGCGATCGTTTCGGCGATGATGATCTGTTCTTATTGCGCAGCACCGATAAAGAGGAAAAGCGGCTGGGAAAGAGCCGGTATCGCGAAGAAATCCGTCTGACGGATTCACCGGAAACAGAGCGGGCGCCTCAGGTCAGCCCCGACTCGAAAACGATACTCTACCGCCGCGGCACGGGGTTTCTTTGGACCATGGACGGCGAGGGAAGGCATCAGAAGCTTCTGGTCGACGAGCCGCAGGTGCTTCACAGCAGCTGGTCCCCTGATTCGCGTTATGTAGCCTATAGTTATACAACGCTCGGCCACGCTGAGGATATCAATATCGTCAGCCTTGAAACTTTGGAAACACATAATGTATCAAACCATCCCAATGATGATTTTCATCCCCTTTGGACGGGCGATGGGAAACGTCTGAGCTGGGCCAGCCGGACCGATGATGGTTTCTATAGTATCCGCTATCTGTGGCTGACGACGGAAGAAGCCGACAAGAGCAGCGCCGAAAGGGAGCGCGAGGAAGAGCAAGAGGAGTCCCTAAAGAAGGATCGCAAGGATGGCGGCGCATCCGATGACGATGAAGACAAGAACAAAGAAAAAGACAAAAAGATTCCTGAAGTGAAAATCGACTGGAGTGATTTTCCGGATCGCATCCGAACGGTTACAACGGTCCGCGGTTATTATTGGGATTACGATCAAAGCCCCGATGGCAAACATTACGCCCTCAAGACGGATGCCGTGGAAGGGATGGAGCTATGGACGGTTGATTGGGATGGAGACAATCTGCGCCGGCTGACGCATAACAGATCCGATCCGGACAAAATGACATGGAATGAAGCAAGCGACAAAGTACGCTATTTGAGCCGCGGGCAAATTAGAGAGATCGAGAATAAAGAAGGGGCGGAGGAATCAACTTATACATTTTCTGTGGATCTCACCGTCGATGCGCGCGCACGGCGCCTCCAGAAGTTCAGTGAGGCCTGGCGGCTGCTGAACGACGGCTTCTATGATCCCAATTTCCACGGCGTTGTTTGGCCGGCGATGAGGGAAAAGTATCTCCCACTCGCCGCTGAAGCCTTGATGCGCGAGGATTTCAATGATGTCGTTCGTGAAATGATCGGGGAGTTGAACGCCAGCCACCTCGGCATCTACGGTCCCCGCGACAGCGGCGGTGATGAGACCGGGCTGCTCGGCTTTACACCTGATGACAGCTATGACGGCCCCGGTATCAAGGTCGCGGCCGTCCTGAAGCGGGGTCCCCTTGATCGCGAGGGCCGGCGGGTTCATCCGGAAGACATCATCTTATCAATCAATGGCCGGGAGATCGAACCCGGCCAGAATTATTATCCCCTCCTGAATCATATGGCCGGCAAGGAAGTCGATTTGGCCATCTCACCCATGGGAAAGGGCGGGAAGAAGAAAACGATGACTGTCGAACCCCTCGATGCCGGCCGGTATTGGACACTCAGCTATAGTCAGTGGATGGATTCCAACCGTCAGATGGTTGATCAGCTCTCGGAGGGAAAAATCGGTTACCTCCACATGAGTGCTATGGGGGATGATAATTGGGACCGATTCCTGGAGGACATTTTCAGCCGGGCGCTGGGAAAAGAGGGGCTGATCCTCGATGTTCGGTTTAACAATGGCGGCAGCATCCATGATCGTGTTCTGACCTTCCTCAGCCGCCGCGCCTACTGCTATTCAAAAGGCCGCGGAGATCGCAACATCACCTATGATGCGCTCCAGCGTTGGGAAAAACCGATCGTCCTTCTCACGAACGAGCGCAGCTACAGCGACGGCGAGATCTTTCCCTGGGGATTTAAGGCCTTGGGGCTGGGGTTGGTCGTCGGAATGCCGACGTTCGGCGCGGTGATCGGCACCAATGATGTCCGGCTCATTGATGGAACGGGATTCCGGGTTCCCGGCACCGGGTGGTACCGGATGAACGGGGAGAGCCTCGAAAACAACGCCGTTCAGCCCGATATCCGGGTGCCGGATGTGCCGGAGGAAAATCTCCAAAACCGGGATGCCCAGCTGGAAAGGGGCGTCCAGGAATGCCTGAGAATGATTCAGTTTTAACATTCACGGAGAGCAGATGTCCGAAATACCATTTGAATCTCTTCTCAACC contains:
- a CDS encoding DUF362 domain-containing protein, encoding MKSFDHISRREFLKRSAALGAQTALISSGIGLGVGCGAGCHTTRAGIDLAVAKGDSPVKNCLAAVEAIGGFPKFVSAGNRVVIKPNPIGRNQPDLATNTHPDMIEAVIKGCLAAGASEVLVVSHDDLGSMEANGTAAAVERGGGILKSLMRQEEYREIVVPRGKILRTEQVAADVLDADLFINMPIAKHHAATEVTLSMKNLMGINWDRVFFHQTDLHRCIAELTSLIRQDLIIMDANHVLMTNGPSGPGEVHLGRQVIAGVDPVAVDAFTTQAFFREPDRIDHIRIAHELGVGEIDLAKLKIHEFEV
- a CDS encoding nitroreductase family protein, yielding MEKNPMIDILMNRKSVRSFKEEAPSQEVIETIFRAGQQAPFAMQLCSAILERGEGIPWGAPLNFIICADAHRMRLIAKKRGRRLLMNDLTMLLFALQDAAYMAQNMVIAGEALGLGSCYIGSAPMIAGKIVEQYKLPPKVFPMVMLVMGYPAENKPVRPRYPLSFSLFENEYPSFTDEQVTEAMRVMDEGYLAQDYYKEGRLMIKMEEGKEETSTFDDYSWTEHISRKFQWFPLQSEILESLKACGFKLGSDL
- a CDS encoding PDZ domain-containing protein, whose amino-acid sequence is MKRYSVFAMALLLLLAVFTPAAAIKPVLPRHPSLNPDGSLMAFDWRGDIWIVPAEGGAALRVTAHVAHDAYPYWSPDGKEIAFSSDRYGNTDIFVVGTQGGSPERLTFHSDEDQIYGWSPDGGTVYFGSRRESRQNLIYAVSRTGGRPLRITGDLAFNSSVSPDGRWLAYVRGYTNWWRKHYRGSANRDIWIRPMGGGESFQITSWDGDDDQPKWAAGGRTLYFQSEREDGVMNLYRLDLAVDGENISPSGEPVQITHITEDGIQYLNLSQDGHWAVFECNGGLYRVSTAGGEPLEVPIDCPGDLKENPVERRILTSGASEFAFAPGEKQIAFVAEGEIYAALINENELREPIRLTETDAREKDLAWLDENTLIFTSDRFGDDDLFLLRSTDKEEKRLGKSRYREEIRLTDSPETERAPQVSPDSKTILYRRGTGFLWTMDGEGRHQKLLVDEPQVLHSSWSPDSRYVAYSYTTLGHAEDINIVSLETLETHNVSNHPNDDFHPLWTGDGKRLSWASRTDDGFYSIRYLWLTTEEADKSSAEREREEEQEESLKKDRKDGGASDDDEDKNKEKDKKIPEVKIDWSDFPDRIRTVTTVRGYYWDYDQSPDGKHYALKTDAVEGMELWTVDWDGDNLRRLTHNRSDPDKMTWNEASDKVRYLSRGQIREIENKEGAEESTYTFSVDLTVDARARRLQKFSEAWRLLNDGFYDPNFHGVVWPAMREKYLPLAAEALMREDFNDVVREMIGELNASHLGIYGPRDSGGDETGLLGFTPDDSYDGPGIKVAAVLKRGPLDREGRRVHPEDIILSINGREIEPGQNYYPLLNHMAGKEVDLAISPMGKGGKKKTMTVEPLDAGRYWTLSYSQWMDSNRQMVDQLSEGKIGYLHMSAMGDDNWDRFLEDIFSRALGKEGLILDVRFNNGGSIHDRVLTFLSRRAYCYSKGRGDRNITYDALQRWEKPIVLLTNERSYSDGEIFPWGFKALGLGLVVGMPTFGAVIGTNDVRLIDGTGFRVPGTGWYRMNGESLENNAVQPDIRVPDVPEENLQNRDAQLERGVQECLRMIQF